In Corylus avellana chromosome ca2, CavTom2PMs-1.0, the following proteins share a genomic window:
- the LOC132170891 gene encoding chaperone protein dnaJ 11, chloroplastic, whose protein sequence is MLSVSSPLILTAPAFSARPATQARTRVKLAPPHAFATASTENYTSTSYLPPYHPHYMAAAAACSSFYEILGISTGASCQEIKTAYRRLARTCHPDAVLATNLKDSSAGEFMRIHAAYSTLSDPEKRADYDRKLLPRYRPLTATAFSPGYRRRNWETDQCW, encoded by the coding sequence ATGCTCTCTGTATCATCCCCTCTAATTCTCACCGCTCCAGCTTTCTCGGCAAGGCCAGCCACTCAGGCCCGGACACGCGTCAAATTGGCACCACCGCACGCCTTCGCCACCGCTTCGACCGAGAATTACACTTCGACGTCGTATCTGCCGCCGTACCACCCTCACTACATGGCCGCCGCCGCCGCGTGCTCGTCGTTTTACGAGATCCTCGGCATCTCCACGGGAGCCTCGTGTCAGGAGATAAAGACGGCGTACCGGAGACTGGCGCGCACGTGCCACCCTGACGCTGTGCTCGCCACAAACCTGAAGGACTCGTCGGCCGGAGAGTTCATGAGAATCCACGCCGCCTACTCCACGCTATCGGACCCCGAGAAGCGCGCCGACTACGATCGCAAGCTCCTTCCCCGGTACCGGCCTTTGACGGCGACGGCGTTCTCGCCCGGCTACAGGCGCCGGAATTGGGAGACGGACCAGTGCTGGTAA
- the LOC132170890 gene encoding RING-H2 finger protein ATL74-like, with protein MIPASVSALCLSKSMKPTELHSRRLLLSGCPQKPHIENAERTISVCITIVIMITLICTLLISMFKCFRGRPSNNLSPPPQDTHTTASFPGDVLASLPILIYGGSFSPSSSSSKSSTTSSSPLGSETNCAICLGEFLHGEEVRVLPRCKHMYHKDCIDQWLVLRSLHCPICRDRTIELDVEPTRTRCAVVDVGDPSLLLGPSFANHLQ; from the coding sequence ATGATTCCAGCCTCTGTATCAGCTCTGTGTCTCTCAAAATCCATGAAGCCAACAGAGCTCCATAGCCGGAGACTCCTTTTGAGTGGCTGCCCACAAAAACCCCACATTGAAAACGCAGAGAGAACAATAAGCGTATGCATCACAATCGTCATCATGATCACGCTCATCTGCACCTTGCTCATCTCCATGTTCAAATGCTTCCGCGGCAGGCCGTCCAATAATCTGTCTCCTCCGCCTCAAGACACCCACACCACGGCGTCGTTTCCGGGCGACGTGCTCGCCTCCCTGCCTATCTTAATCTACGGCGGGTCGTTCtcgccttcttcttcttcttctaaatccAGTACGACGTCGTCGTCGCCGCTGGGGTCAGAGACGAACTGTGCGATATGTTTGGGGGAGTTTTTGCACGGAGAGGAAGTCAGGGTTTTGCCGAGGTGTAAGCACATGTACCACAAGGACTGTATTGATCAGTGGCTGGTGCTCAGATCCTTGCATTGCCCCATTTGTAGGGACCGTACGATCGAGCTTGACGTGGAGCCCACGAGGACACGTTGCGCCGTTGTTGACGTTGGTGATCCATCCTTGTTGTTGGGTCCTAGCTTTGCCAATCACTTGCAGTAA
- the LOC132170889 gene encoding DNA-(apurinic or apyrimidinic site) endonuclease 2 isoform X5, giving the protein MEKAKCVKQRKALRGSLRKMSFLRLTARGVVLSQIMAILFFLTCMGPELNVMTPKGSNSSLHFSRYYRWEALLRKGKRIIVVGDLNIAPTVMDRCEAGPDFEKNEFRRWFRSMLVESGGSFSDVFRTKHPDRTEAYTCWPQNTGAEIFNYGTRIDHILCAGSCLHQQHDLQGHDFMTCHVSECDILTQYRRWKPGNTLRWKGGRSIKLEGSDHAPVFTRLLEIPDISEHSTPSLSARYIPMIHGVQQTLVSVLTKRQLAVQIKSCEMSSSLSNENITIEICNEGVKKSLDNCSISGTSSVEFCSSSKQEYEGLISNTDECSRGFADDAACNTLITPGSECSKSMPSHETKKKARKSQWSQLSLKSFFQRSPNPSNRADDSNTDFLISQADVPQAGNHSNETPVVDVQCSSSQQCALNSSASTQDQYELNSCTFEKEKTNAALLEWQRIQQVMQNSMPLCKGHNEQCVARVVKKQGPNFGRRFYVCARAEGPASNPEANCGYFKWAGSKSLPKR; this is encoded by the exons ATGGAAAAGGCGAAGTGTGTGAAGCAGCGGAAGGCCTTGAGGGGGAGTTTGCGAAAGATGAGCTTCTTAAGGTTGACAGCGAGGGGCGTTGTGTTATCACAGATCATGGCCATTTTG TTCTTTTTAACCTGTATGGGCCCCGAGCTGAATGTGATGACACCGAAAGGATCCAATTCAAGCTTACATTTTTCAAGATATTACAG ATGGGAGGCTCTCTTGCGTAAAGGAAAGAGGATAATTGTTGTTGGTGATCTCAACATTGCACCCACAGTAATGGATCGTTGTGAAGCTGGACCAGATTTCGAGAAGAATGA ATTCAGAAGATGGTTTAGATCTATGCTAGTGGAATCTGGAGGCTCTTTTTCTGATGTTTTCAGAACAAAACATCCTGATAG AACGGAAGCATACACATGCTGGCCACAAAATACAGGCGCTGAAATATTTAACTATGGCACCAGAATTGACCATATTCTATGTGCTGGATCATGCTTACATCAACAGCATGACCTGCAAGGTCATGACTTTATGACTTGCCATGTTAGCGAGTGCGACATACTGACACAGTACAGACGATGGAAACCTGGAAATACACTTAG GTGGAAAGGAGGGCGAAGCATCAAACTGGAAGGTTCTGATCATGCTCCTGTTTTTACAAGATTGCTAGAAATTCCTGATATTTCTGAACATAGTACTCCAAGTTTATCTGCTAGATATATTCCCATGATTCATGGCGTCCAGCAAACTCTTG TGTCAGTCTTAACAAAAAGGCAACTTGCTGTACAAATTAAATCCTGTGAGATGTCAAGTTCactttcaaatgaaaatatcaCGATAGAGATTTGCAATGAGGGAGTGAAAAAATCATTGGACAACTGCAGTATATCTGGTACATCCTCTGTtgaattttgttcttcttcaaAGCAAGAATATGAAGGTCTCATTTCTAATACAGATGAGTGTTCCAGAGGTTTCGCTGATGATGCTGCTTGTAACACCTTGATTACGCCAGGAAGTGAGTGTAGTAAATCAATGCCCAGCCACGAAACCaagaaaaaagcaagaaaaagtcAATGGTCCCAACTCTCACTCAAATCATTTTTCCAGAGAAGTCCAAACCCTAGCAACAGGGCTGATGACTCTAATACTGATTTTTTAATCAGTCAGGCAGATGTCCCACAGGCTGGTAATCACTCCAATGAAACTCCTGTGGTGGATGTTCAATGCAGCAGTTCCCAGCAGTGTGCGTTGAATTCAAGTGCATCCACTCAGGATCAATATGAATTAAATTCCTGTActtttgagaaagagaaaactaATGCTGCTTTACTGGAGTGGCAAAGGATACAGCAAGTCATGCAGAATAGCATGCCTCTTTGCAAGGGCCATAATGAACAATGTGTTGCACGGGTAGTGAAGAAACAAGGCCCTAATTTTGGTCGCAGATTTTATGTCTGTGCTCGTGCTGAG GGACCTGCATCTAATCCTGAAGCAAATTGCGGTTACTTCAAATGGGCTGGCTCAAAATCTCTGCCCAAACGATGA
- the LOC132170889 gene encoding DNA-(apurinic or apyrimidinic site) endonuclease 2 isoform X3, protein MKKNNKMKIVTYNVNGLRSRISQFGSLHKLLNSFDADIICFQETKLRRQELTADMAVAEGYESFFSCTRTSDKGRTGYSGVATFCRVKSAFSSNEVALPIAAEEGCTGLVGNSQNGKGEVCEAAEGLEGEFAKDELLKVDSEGRCVITDHGHFVLFNLYGPRAECDDTERIQFKLTFFKILQKRWEALLRKGKRIIVVGDLNIAPTVMDRCEAGPDFEKNEFRRWFRSMLVESGGSFSDVFRTKHPDRTEAYTCWPQNTGAEIFNYGTRIDHILCAGSCLHQQHDLQGHDFMTCHVSECDILTQYRRWKPGNTLRWKGGRSIKLEGSDHAPVFTRLLEIPDISEHSTPSLSARYIPMIHGVQQTLVSVLTKRQLAVQIKSCEMSSSLSNENITIEICNEGVKKSLDNCSISGSECSKSMPSHETKKKARKSQWSQLSLKSFFQRSPNPSNRADDSNTDFLISQADVPQAGNHSNETPVVDVQCSSSQQCALNSSASTQDQYELNSCTFEKEKTNAALLEWQRIQQVMQNSMPLCKGHNEQCVARVVKKQGPNFGRRFYVCARAEGPASNPEANCGYFKWAGSKSLPKR, encoded by the exons atgaaaaagaacaacaaaatgaAGATAGTAACGTACAACGTGAACGGGCTGAGATCACGCATTTCGCAGTTCGGATCCCTCCACAAATTGCTCAATTCCTTCGACGCCGATATCATCTGCTTTCAG GAGACCAAGTTGAGAAGGCAGGAGCTAACGGCGGACATGGCTGTGGCGGAGGGATACGAATCCTTCTTCTCGTGCACCCGCACGTCTGATAAAGGTCGAACGGGCTATTCCG GTGTTGCTACGTTCTGTCGCGTAAAGTCGGCGTTTTCGAGCAACGAAGTAGCACTGCCCATTGCGGCGGAGGAGGGCTGCACAGGACTTGTTGGAAATTCTCAGAATGGAAAAGGCGAAGTGTGTGAAGCAGCGGAAGGCCTTGAGGGGGAGTTTGCGAAAGATGAGCTTCTTAAGGTTGACAGCGAGGGGCGTTGTGTTATCACAGATCATGGCCATTTTG TTCTTTTTAACCTGTATGGGCCCCGAGCTGAATGTGATGACACCGAAAGGATCCAATTCAAGCTTACATTTTTCAAGATATTACAG AAAAGATGGGAGGCTCTCTTGCGTAAAGGAAAGAGGATAATTGTTGTTGGTGATCTCAACATTGCACCCACAGTAATGGATCGTTGTGAAGCTGGACCAGATTTCGAGAAGAATGA ATTCAGAAGATGGTTTAGATCTATGCTAGTGGAATCTGGAGGCTCTTTTTCTGATGTTTTCAGAACAAAACATCCTGATAG AACGGAAGCATACACATGCTGGCCACAAAATACAGGCGCTGAAATATTTAACTATGGCACCAGAATTGACCATATTCTATGTGCTGGATCATGCTTACATCAACAGCATGACCTGCAAGGTCATGACTTTATGACTTGCCATGTTAGCGAGTGCGACATACTGACACAGTACAGACGATGGAAACCTGGAAATACACTTAG GTGGAAAGGAGGGCGAAGCATCAAACTGGAAGGTTCTGATCATGCTCCTGTTTTTACAAGATTGCTAGAAATTCCTGATATTTCTGAACATAGTACTCCAAGTTTATCTGCTAGATATATTCCCATGATTCATGGCGTCCAGCAAACTCTTG TGTCAGTCTTAACAAAAAGGCAACTTGCTGTACAAATTAAATCCTGTGAGATGTCAAGTTCactttcaaatgaaaatatcaCGATAGAGATTTGCAATGAGGGAGTGAAAAAATCATTGGACAACTGCAGTATATCTG GAAGTGAGTGTAGTAAATCAATGCCCAGCCACGAAACCaagaaaaaagcaagaaaaagtcAATGGTCCCAACTCTCACTCAAATCATTTTTCCAGAGAAGTCCAAACCCTAGCAACAGGGCTGATGACTCTAATACTGATTTTTTAATCAGTCAGGCAGATGTCCCACAGGCTGGTAATCACTCCAATGAAACTCCTGTGGTGGATGTTCAATGCAGCAGTTCCCAGCAGTGTGCGTTGAATTCAAGTGCATCCACTCAGGATCAATATGAATTAAATTCCTGTActtttgagaaagagaaaactaATGCTGCTTTACTGGAGTGGCAAAGGATACAGCAAGTCATGCAGAATAGCATGCCTCTTTGCAAGGGCCATAATGAACAATGTGTTGCACGGGTAGTGAAGAAACAAGGCCCTAATTTTGGTCGCAGATTTTATGTCTGTGCTCGTGCTGAG GGACCTGCATCTAATCCTGAAGCAAATTGCGGTTACTTCAAATGGGCTGGCTCAAAATCTCTGCCCAAACGATGA
- the LOC132170889 gene encoding DNA-(apurinic or apyrimidinic site) endonuclease 2 isoform X1 — protein sequence MKKNNKMKIVTYNVNGLRSRISQFGSLHKLLNSFDADIICFQETKLRRQELTADMAVAEGYESFFSCTRTSDKGRTGYSGVATFCRVKSAFSSNEVALPIAAEEGCTGLVGNSQNGKGEVCEAAEGLEGEFAKDELLKVDSEGRCVITDHGHFVLFNLYGPRAECDDTERIQFKLTFFKILQKRWEALLRKGKRIIVVGDLNIAPTVMDRCEAGPDFEKNEFRRWFRSMLVESGGSFSDVFRTKHPDRTEAYTCWPQNTGAEIFNYGTRIDHILCAGSCLHQQHDLQGHDFMTCHVSECDILTQYRRWKPGNTLRWKGGRSIKLEGSDHAPVFTRLLEIPDISEHSTPSLSARYIPMIHGVQQTLVSVLTKRQLAVQIKSCEMSSSLSNENITIEICNEGVKKSLDNCSISGTSSVEFCSSSKQEYEGLISNTDECSRGFADDAACNTLITPGSECSKSMPSHETKKKARKSQWSQLSLKSFFQRSPNPSNRADDSNTDFLISQADVPQAGNHSNETPVVDVQCSSSQQCALNSSASTQDQYELNSCTFEKEKTNAALLEWQRIQQVMQNSMPLCKGHNEQCVARVVKKQGPNFGRRFYVCARAEGPASNPEANCGYFKWAGSKSLPKR from the exons atgaaaaagaacaacaaaatgaAGATAGTAACGTACAACGTGAACGGGCTGAGATCACGCATTTCGCAGTTCGGATCCCTCCACAAATTGCTCAATTCCTTCGACGCCGATATCATCTGCTTTCAG GAGACCAAGTTGAGAAGGCAGGAGCTAACGGCGGACATGGCTGTGGCGGAGGGATACGAATCCTTCTTCTCGTGCACCCGCACGTCTGATAAAGGTCGAACGGGCTATTCCG GTGTTGCTACGTTCTGTCGCGTAAAGTCGGCGTTTTCGAGCAACGAAGTAGCACTGCCCATTGCGGCGGAGGAGGGCTGCACAGGACTTGTTGGAAATTCTCAGAATGGAAAAGGCGAAGTGTGTGAAGCAGCGGAAGGCCTTGAGGGGGAGTTTGCGAAAGATGAGCTTCTTAAGGTTGACAGCGAGGGGCGTTGTGTTATCACAGATCATGGCCATTTTG TTCTTTTTAACCTGTATGGGCCCCGAGCTGAATGTGATGACACCGAAAGGATCCAATTCAAGCTTACATTTTTCAAGATATTACAG AAAAGATGGGAGGCTCTCTTGCGTAAAGGAAAGAGGATAATTGTTGTTGGTGATCTCAACATTGCACCCACAGTAATGGATCGTTGTGAAGCTGGACCAGATTTCGAGAAGAATGA ATTCAGAAGATGGTTTAGATCTATGCTAGTGGAATCTGGAGGCTCTTTTTCTGATGTTTTCAGAACAAAACATCCTGATAG AACGGAAGCATACACATGCTGGCCACAAAATACAGGCGCTGAAATATTTAACTATGGCACCAGAATTGACCATATTCTATGTGCTGGATCATGCTTACATCAACAGCATGACCTGCAAGGTCATGACTTTATGACTTGCCATGTTAGCGAGTGCGACATACTGACACAGTACAGACGATGGAAACCTGGAAATACACTTAG GTGGAAAGGAGGGCGAAGCATCAAACTGGAAGGTTCTGATCATGCTCCTGTTTTTACAAGATTGCTAGAAATTCCTGATATTTCTGAACATAGTACTCCAAGTTTATCTGCTAGATATATTCCCATGATTCATGGCGTCCAGCAAACTCTTG TGTCAGTCTTAACAAAAAGGCAACTTGCTGTACAAATTAAATCCTGTGAGATGTCAAGTTCactttcaaatgaaaatatcaCGATAGAGATTTGCAATGAGGGAGTGAAAAAATCATTGGACAACTGCAGTATATCTGGTACATCCTCTGTtgaattttgttcttcttcaaAGCAAGAATATGAAGGTCTCATTTCTAATACAGATGAGTGTTCCAGAGGTTTCGCTGATGATGCTGCTTGTAACACCTTGATTACGCCAGGAAGTGAGTGTAGTAAATCAATGCCCAGCCACGAAACCaagaaaaaagcaagaaaaagtcAATGGTCCCAACTCTCACTCAAATCATTTTTCCAGAGAAGTCCAAACCCTAGCAACAGGGCTGATGACTCTAATACTGATTTTTTAATCAGTCAGGCAGATGTCCCACAGGCTGGTAATCACTCCAATGAAACTCCTGTGGTGGATGTTCAATGCAGCAGTTCCCAGCAGTGTGCGTTGAATTCAAGTGCATCCACTCAGGATCAATATGAATTAAATTCCTGTActtttgagaaagagaaaactaATGCTGCTTTACTGGAGTGGCAAAGGATACAGCAAGTCATGCAGAATAGCATGCCTCTTTGCAAGGGCCATAATGAACAATGTGTTGCACGGGTAGTGAAGAAACAAGGCCCTAATTTTGGTCGCAGATTTTATGTCTGTGCTCGTGCTGAG GGACCTGCATCTAATCCTGAAGCAAATTGCGGTTACTTCAAATGGGCTGGCTCAAAATCTCTGCCCAAACGATGA
- the LOC132170889 gene encoding DNA-(apurinic or apyrimidinic site) endonuclease 2 isoform X4 has product MEKAKCVKQRKALRGSLRKMSFLRLTARGVVLSQIMAILNLAVLFNLYGPRAECDDTERIQFKLTFFKILQKRWEALLRKGKRIIVVGDLNIAPTVMDRCEAGPDFEKNEFRRWFRSMLVESGGSFSDVFRTKHPDRTEAYTCWPQNTGAEIFNYGTRIDHILCAGSCLHQQHDLQGHDFMTCHVSECDILTQYRRWKPGNTLRWKGGRSIKLEGSDHAPVFTRLLEIPDISEHSTPSLSARYIPMIHGVQQTLVSVLTKRQLAVQIKSCEMSSSLSNENITIEICNEGVKKSLDNCSISGTSSVEFCSSSKQEYEGLISNTDECSRGFADDAACNTLITPGSECSKSMPSHETKKKARKSQWSQLSLKSFFQRSPNPSNRADDSNTDFLISQADVPQAGNHSNETPVVDVQCSSSQQCALNSSASTQDQYELNSCTFEKEKTNAALLEWQRIQQVMQNSMPLCKGHNEQCVARVVKKQGPNFGRRFYVCARAEGPASNPEANCGYFKWAGSKSLPKR; this is encoded by the exons ATGGAAAAGGCGAAGTGTGTGAAGCAGCGGAAGGCCTTGAGGGGGAGTTTGCGAAAGATGAGCTTCTTAAGGTTGACAGCGAGGGGCGTTGTGTTATCACAGATCATGGCCATTTTG AATTTGGCAGTTCTTTTTAACCTGTATGGGCCCCGAGCTGAATGTGATGACACCGAAAGGATCCAATTCAAGCTTACATTTTTCAAGATATTACAG AAAAGATGGGAGGCTCTCTTGCGTAAAGGAAAGAGGATAATTGTTGTTGGTGATCTCAACATTGCACCCACAGTAATGGATCGTTGTGAAGCTGGACCAGATTTCGAGAAGAATGA ATTCAGAAGATGGTTTAGATCTATGCTAGTGGAATCTGGAGGCTCTTTTTCTGATGTTTTCAGAACAAAACATCCTGATAG AACGGAAGCATACACATGCTGGCCACAAAATACAGGCGCTGAAATATTTAACTATGGCACCAGAATTGACCATATTCTATGTGCTGGATCATGCTTACATCAACAGCATGACCTGCAAGGTCATGACTTTATGACTTGCCATGTTAGCGAGTGCGACATACTGACACAGTACAGACGATGGAAACCTGGAAATACACTTAG GTGGAAAGGAGGGCGAAGCATCAAACTGGAAGGTTCTGATCATGCTCCTGTTTTTACAAGATTGCTAGAAATTCCTGATATTTCTGAACATAGTACTCCAAGTTTATCTGCTAGATATATTCCCATGATTCATGGCGTCCAGCAAACTCTTG TGTCAGTCTTAACAAAAAGGCAACTTGCTGTACAAATTAAATCCTGTGAGATGTCAAGTTCactttcaaatgaaaatatcaCGATAGAGATTTGCAATGAGGGAGTGAAAAAATCATTGGACAACTGCAGTATATCTGGTACATCCTCTGTtgaattttgttcttcttcaaAGCAAGAATATGAAGGTCTCATTTCTAATACAGATGAGTGTTCCAGAGGTTTCGCTGATGATGCTGCTTGTAACACCTTGATTACGCCAGGAAGTGAGTGTAGTAAATCAATGCCCAGCCACGAAACCaagaaaaaagcaagaaaaagtcAATGGTCCCAACTCTCACTCAAATCATTTTTCCAGAGAAGTCCAAACCCTAGCAACAGGGCTGATGACTCTAATACTGATTTTTTAATCAGTCAGGCAGATGTCCCACAGGCTGGTAATCACTCCAATGAAACTCCTGTGGTGGATGTTCAATGCAGCAGTTCCCAGCAGTGTGCGTTGAATTCAAGTGCATCCACTCAGGATCAATATGAATTAAATTCCTGTActtttgagaaagagaaaactaATGCTGCTTTACTGGAGTGGCAAAGGATACAGCAAGTCATGCAGAATAGCATGCCTCTTTGCAAGGGCCATAATGAACAATGTGTTGCACGGGTAGTGAAGAAACAAGGCCCTAATTTTGGTCGCAGATTTTATGTCTGTGCTCGTGCTGAG GGACCTGCATCTAATCCTGAAGCAAATTGCGGTTACTTCAAATGGGCTGGCTCAAAATCTCTGCCCAAACGATGA
- the LOC132170889 gene encoding DNA-(apurinic or apyrimidinic site) endonuclease 2 isoform X2, translating into MKKNNKMKIVTYNVNGLRSRISQFGSLHKLLNSFDADIICFQETKLRRQELTADMAVAEGYESFFSCTRTSDKGRTGYSGVATFCRVKSAFSSNEVALPIAAEEGCTGLVGNSQNGKGEVCEAAEGLEGEFAKDELLKVDSEGRCVITDHGHFVLFNLYGPRAECDDTERIQFKLTFFKILQKRWEALLRKGKRIIVVGDLNIAPTVMDRCEAGPDFEKNEFRRWFRSMLVESGGSFSDVFRTKHPDRTEAYTCWPQNTGAEIFNYGTRIDHILCAGSCLHQQHDLQGHDFMTCHVSECDILTQYRRWKPGNTLRWKGGRSIKLEGSDHAPVFTRLLEIPDISEHSTPSLSARYIPMIHGVQQTLVSVLTKRQLAVQIKSCEMSSSLSNENITIEICNEGVKKSLDNCSISDECSRGFADDAACNTLITPGSECSKSMPSHETKKKARKSQWSQLSLKSFFQRSPNPSNRADDSNTDFLISQADVPQAGNHSNETPVVDVQCSSSQQCALNSSASTQDQYELNSCTFEKEKTNAALLEWQRIQQVMQNSMPLCKGHNEQCVARVVKKQGPNFGRRFYVCARAEGPASNPEANCGYFKWAGSKSLPKR; encoded by the exons atgaaaaagaacaacaaaatgaAGATAGTAACGTACAACGTGAACGGGCTGAGATCACGCATTTCGCAGTTCGGATCCCTCCACAAATTGCTCAATTCCTTCGACGCCGATATCATCTGCTTTCAG GAGACCAAGTTGAGAAGGCAGGAGCTAACGGCGGACATGGCTGTGGCGGAGGGATACGAATCCTTCTTCTCGTGCACCCGCACGTCTGATAAAGGTCGAACGGGCTATTCCG GTGTTGCTACGTTCTGTCGCGTAAAGTCGGCGTTTTCGAGCAACGAAGTAGCACTGCCCATTGCGGCGGAGGAGGGCTGCACAGGACTTGTTGGAAATTCTCAGAATGGAAAAGGCGAAGTGTGTGAAGCAGCGGAAGGCCTTGAGGGGGAGTTTGCGAAAGATGAGCTTCTTAAGGTTGACAGCGAGGGGCGTTGTGTTATCACAGATCATGGCCATTTTG TTCTTTTTAACCTGTATGGGCCCCGAGCTGAATGTGATGACACCGAAAGGATCCAATTCAAGCTTACATTTTTCAAGATATTACAG AAAAGATGGGAGGCTCTCTTGCGTAAAGGAAAGAGGATAATTGTTGTTGGTGATCTCAACATTGCACCCACAGTAATGGATCGTTGTGAAGCTGGACCAGATTTCGAGAAGAATGA ATTCAGAAGATGGTTTAGATCTATGCTAGTGGAATCTGGAGGCTCTTTTTCTGATGTTTTCAGAACAAAACATCCTGATAG AACGGAAGCATACACATGCTGGCCACAAAATACAGGCGCTGAAATATTTAACTATGGCACCAGAATTGACCATATTCTATGTGCTGGATCATGCTTACATCAACAGCATGACCTGCAAGGTCATGACTTTATGACTTGCCATGTTAGCGAGTGCGACATACTGACACAGTACAGACGATGGAAACCTGGAAATACACTTAG GTGGAAAGGAGGGCGAAGCATCAAACTGGAAGGTTCTGATCATGCTCCTGTTTTTACAAGATTGCTAGAAATTCCTGATATTTCTGAACATAGTACTCCAAGTTTATCTGCTAGATATATTCCCATGATTCATGGCGTCCAGCAAACTCTTG TGTCAGTCTTAACAAAAAGGCAACTTGCTGTACAAATTAAATCCTGTGAGATGTCAAGTTCactttcaaatgaaaatatcaCGATAGAGATTTGCAATGAGGGAGTGAAAAAATCATTGGACAACTGCAGTATATCTG ATGAGTGTTCCAGAGGTTTCGCTGATGATGCTGCTTGTAACACCTTGATTACGCCAGGAAGTGAGTGTAGTAAATCAATGCCCAGCCACGAAACCaagaaaaaagcaagaaaaagtcAATGGTCCCAACTCTCACTCAAATCATTTTTCCAGAGAAGTCCAAACCCTAGCAACAGGGCTGATGACTCTAATACTGATTTTTTAATCAGTCAGGCAGATGTCCCACAGGCTGGTAATCACTCCAATGAAACTCCTGTGGTGGATGTTCAATGCAGCAGTTCCCAGCAGTGTGCGTTGAATTCAAGTGCATCCACTCAGGATCAATATGAATTAAATTCCTGTActtttgagaaagagaaaactaATGCTGCTTTACTGGAGTGGCAAAGGATACAGCAAGTCATGCAGAATAGCATGCCTCTTTGCAAGGGCCATAATGAACAATGTGTTGCACGGGTAGTGAAGAAACAAGGCCCTAATTTTGGTCGCAGATTTTATGTCTGTGCTCGTGCTGAG GGACCTGCATCTAATCCTGAAGCAAATTGCGGTTACTTCAAATGGGCTGGCTCAAAATCTCTGCCCAAACGATGA